Proteins from one Natrinema salinisoli genomic window:
- a CDS encoding universal stress protein, which produces MQYLAGTDSVHTTAAICDYLVDRAGPDDTVTVIAVESPDDPTARRDGEEALNVAPVRLATVGEVETELRTGTPAEALREAAAASDVDEIVIGTHSGDPDATRTLGSTARRVLADADRPVVVVPIPDL; this is translated from the coding sequence GTGCAGTACCTCGCTGGAACCGACTCCGTCCATACGACGGCAGCGATCTGTGACTACCTCGTCGATCGGGCCGGTCCCGACGACACCGTCACCGTGATCGCCGTCGAATCGCCCGACGACCCGACCGCCCGCCGAGACGGCGAGGAAGCGCTCAACGTCGCCCCCGTTCGGCTCGCGACCGTCGGCGAGGTCGAGACCGAACTTCGAACCGGGACCCCTGCGGAGGCGCTCCGCGAGGCAGCGGCGGCCTCCGACGTCGACGAAATCGTCATCGGAACGCACAGCGGTGATCCCGACGCGACGCGCACGCTCGGATCGACCGCGCGACGGGTTCTCGCCGACGCGGACCGGCCGGTCGTCGTCGTT
- a CDS encoding DUF7521 family protein — translation MSRTVVRIDQASLFELLTVASLFLVALFGTIIAYQAYRGYRRNDASSMLYLAIGLLLLTLCPFLVNVVLTTVVSPDRIVIAFLENVSRLCGLVAITYSLYGNH, via the coding sequence ATGAGTCGGACCGTCGTCAGGATCGATCAGGCGAGCCTGTTTGAGCTGTTGACCGTTGCGAGCCTCTTCCTCGTCGCACTCTTCGGGACGATTATCGCCTATCAGGCTTATCGGGGATACCGACGGAACGATGCCTCGTCGATGCTCTATCTCGCGATCGGACTCCTCCTGTTGACGCTGTGTCCGTTCCTCGTCAACGTCGTGCTCACGACGGTCGTCAGTCCGGATCGGATCGTCATCGCATTCCTCGAGAACGTGAGTCGACTGTGTGGCCTCGTCGCGATTACCTACTCCCTGTACGGCAATCATTGA
- a CDS encoding ArsR/SmtB family transcription factor, producing the protein MSEETDLSTLLAVLDDEYARDILTHTSVEPMSASTLSERCDASLPTIYRRLDRLEECHLVTEETELAPDGNHYSVYSANLDRLELSLDDGSFSLDVTYSEEDVADKFTRMWEGMR; encoded by the coding sequence GTGAGTGAGGAAACCGACCTATCGACACTGCTCGCAGTGCTCGACGACGAGTATGCGCGAGATATCCTCACCCACACCAGCGTCGAACCCATGTCTGCCAGTACACTGAGCGAACGGTGTGACGCCTCCCTCCCGACGATCTATCGGCGGCTCGACCGCCTCGAGGAGTGTCACCTCGTTACCGAAGAGACGGAGCTCGCACCCGACGGCAACCACTACAGCGTCTACAGTGCGAACCTCGACAGACTGGAGCTCTCGCTGGACGACGGCTCGTTTTCGCTCGACGTGACCTACAGTGAGGAAGACGTCGCCGACAAGTTCACTCGCATGTGGGAGGGGATGCGATGA
- a CDS encoding alpha/beta hydrolase family protein, producing the protein MPQSHSIPIEGMATGTDSTPTLAAVHHESDSDDWLVFCHGLRSDKSGSYERRCQRAREAGYNAVRFDARGCGESAGEFVDSTLEARLADLRHVVDYFDPSSYVLFGSSFGGKVALHAAAEDDRVDAVATRAPVSTTETFDEYRAIVDREGEWTFDTGERIDHRFFDALERYPFADVVEMLAIPVAIFHGGADDVVDPVDSFDAARRLETDVLVERFAGEGHRFSAAGEERLLERLFGWLEWVDGQD; encoded by the coding sequence ATGCCCCAATCACACAGCATCCCGATCGAGGGGATGGCAACTGGGACGGATTCGACTCCGACGCTCGCGGCCGTCCATCACGAGAGTGATTCCGACGACTGGCTCGTCTTCTGCCACGGCCTTCGCAGTGACAAGTCCGGCAGCTACGAACGGCGGTGTCAGCGGGCTCGCGAGGCGGGGTACAACGCCGTCCGGTTCGACGCCAGGGGCTGTGGCGAGTCCGCCGGTGAGTTCGTCGACTCGACGCTCGAGGCGCGGCTCGCTGATCTTCGCCACGTCGTGGACTACTTCGACCCGAGCAGCTACGTCCTGTTCGGCTCGAGCTTCGGCGGCAAAGTCGCGCTCCACGCCGCCGCCGAGGACGACCGGGTCGATGCGGTCGCCACACGTGCGCCCGTGTCTACCACCGAGACGTTCGACGAGTATCGAGCGATCGTCGACCGCGAGGGTGAGTGGACGTTCGATACCGGGGAGCGAATCGACCACCGGTTTTTCGACGCCCTCGAGCGGTACCCCTTCGCGGACGTCGTAGAAATGCTCGCGATTCCGGTAGCGATCTTTCACGGCGGTGCCGACGACGTCGTCGACCCCGTCGATAGCTTCGATGCCGCCCGGCGACTCGAGACCGACGTCCTCGTCGAGCGTTTCGCGGGCGAGGGGCACCGGTTTTCGGCTGCCGGCGAAGAACGGCTGCTCGAGCGACTGTTCGGCTGGCTCGAGTGGGTAGACGGTCAAGACTGA
- a CDS encoding S49 family peptidase: MAVWPLERLSRRQQVAIAAALAIATGALVAPQVYGETTDDDGTVAVIEVNGIITSNTAQELETELRDARHNDSVSAVVLDVNSGGGSPGSSERMYMAVERTAQEIPVIAAVDTIGASGAYYTMLPADEIYVTPTAEVGSVGVIGPAPQPTGPNEGASAPDKGSFHPDDHREQTETIKRSFLESVMEQRGDEIELSRTKVAHAQTYPGIEAVENGYADEIGTVDDAIADTAEEAGLGSYDVEIRESERQQNLPFGLGASDGGDRTAGESGDSAINPHRSLLVTPDLWNALFIGNRTNTATEQARTSVEPNEAATDDGGDGS; the protein is encoded by the coding sequence ATGGCAGTATGGCCACTCGAACGACTTTCGCGGCGACAGCAAGTCGCTATCGCGGCAGCACTCGCTATCGCCACAGGGGCGCTCGTCGCCCCGCAGGTGTACGGAGAGACGACGGACGACGACGGAACCGTCGCAGTGATCGAAGTAAACGGCATCATCACCTCGAACACGGCCCAGGAACTCGAGACGGAACTCAGGGACGCGCGACACAACGATTCGGTGAGCGCGGTCGTCCTCGACGTCAATAGCGGCGGTGGCTCGCCCGGCTCGAGCGAGCGAATGTACATGGCGGTCGAGCGAACGGCGCAAGAAATACCGGTTATCGCGGCCGTCGACACGATCGGGGCCTCCGGCGCGTACTATACGATGCTGCCGGCCGACGAAATCTACGTTACCCCGACCGCCGAGGTCGGCAGCGTCGGCGTGATCGGACCCGCGCCACAGCCCACCGGACCGAACGAGGGCGCGAGCGCGCCCGACAAGGGCTCGTTCCACCCCGACGACCACCGGGAACAGACCGAGACGATCAAACGATCGTTCCTCGAGAGCGTGATGGAACAGCGCGGTGACGAGATCGAACTGAGCCGCACGAAAGTGGCTCACGCACAGACCTATCCCGGTATCGAAGCGGTCGAAAACGGGTACGCCGACGAAATCGGTACCGTCGACGACGCGATCGCCGATACCGCCGAGGAGGCCGGATTAGGATCGTACGACGTTGAAATCCGCGAATCCGAACGACAACAGAACTTGCCGTTCGGGCTCGGAGCGTCCGACGGCGGTGACCGGACCGCCGGCGAGTCCGGGGACTCGGCGATAAACCCACACCGTTCGCTACTCGTGACGCCCGATCTCTGGAACGCACTATTCATCGGTAACAGGACGAACACGGCGACGGAGCAGGCGCGTACGAGCGTCGAACCGAACGAGGCGGCTACCGACGACGGGGGTGACGGGTCATGA